The DNA sequence CCTGAATCGGAATGTTTCTGAATTCCTGTAAAGCAATACTTTCTTTGATCTTTTTATTTACTTTTTCTTCAATTAATGCCAGTTCTTCCTCCGTCATTTTGTTGAAATGAGAGAAGTCGAAACGAAGATAATCAGGACCTACATAAGAACCTTTCTGCTCTACGTGAGTACCTAAAACCTCTCTTAAAGCTTCATGCAGAAGGTGAGTCACAGAGTGATTAGCCTGAGAATTTTTTCTCTCGGAAGCATTTACTTTAGCATAGAAAACAGCACCTGCATCTTTTGGAAGACCATTGATTAACGAAATAATCAATCCGTTTTCTTTTTTCGTCTCCAGTACTTCAAAACTTTCAACAGCATTTTCCAGAACCCCTTTATCTCCCACTTGTCCACCTCCTTCAGGATAGAAAGGAGAACTGCTTAATACCACCTGGTAAAATTCTCCGTCTTTGTTTTCTACTTTTCTGTATCTTGTAATATAGGTTTCAGATTCAATCTGGTCGTAGCCTACAAATGTTTCAGGCTTTGATTCAAGATTTACCCAGTCATATACTTTCTGAGCAGAATCTGCTTTTGAACGAAGCTTCTGTTTTTCCATTTCAGCTTTGAATCCTTTTACATCAATAGTTAACCCTTTTTCTTCAGCAATAATTCTTGTTAAATCGTCAGGGAAACCGTAAGTATCATACAGCTCAAAAACTTCTTCGCTTGGCAATACTTTCAGATTATCTGCAATCGTCTGCTGGATCAGTTTTTCAACTCTGATCAGACCGTTTTCAATTGTTTTTAAGAATGAATCTTCTTCACTTTTGATAACTTCAGCAACCAGTTTTCCTTGTTTTTCAAGTTCCGGGAAGAAAGGTCCCATCTGCTCCTGCAGAACAGCAACCAGTTTGTAAAGGAAAGGTTCTTTCATATCCAGGAATCGGTAAGAATAAGAAATTCCTCTTCTTAAAATTCTTCTGATTACATAACCGGCACCTCCGTTGGAAGGTAGCTGCCCATCTGCAATCGCAAAAGAAACCGCTCTGATGTGGTCTACCACAACACGGATGGAAATATCTTTTTCGTCTTCTAAGATTCCGGTATATTTCTTACCTGAAAGTTCTTCAACCTTAGCAATAAGTGGAGTGAAAACATCGGTATCATAGTTGGAAGACTTCCCTTGAAGCGCCATACAAAGACGTTCAAAGCCCATTCCCGTATCCACATGCTGAGCAGGAAGCTTCTCTAACGATTTATCTGCTTTTCTGTTGAATTCCATGAAAACCAGGTTCCATACTTCTACAACCTGGGGATGGTCATTATTTACCAGTTCAAGCCCTGAAACTTTAGCTTTTTCTTCCGGTGTTCTCAAGTCAACATGGATTTCTGAACACGGTCCGCATGGTCCGCTTTCACCCATTTCCCAGAAGTTATCTTTTTTATTTCCGTTGATAATTCTGTCTTCTGAAATGTGAGATTTCCAGAAATCATAAGCATCCTGATCTCTTTCCAGATTTTCAGAAGCATCACCTTCAAAAATCGTTACATATAAATTTTCTTTTGGAATTCCGTATACTTCAGTCAGTAATTCCCAGGCAAAAGCAATAGCCTCTTTTTTGAAGTAATCCCCGAAAGACCAGTTTCCTAACATTTCAAACATGGTGTGGTGATAAGTATCTCTACCTACATCATCCAGGTCATTGTGCTTCCCAGAAACTCTCAGACACTTTTGTGTATCGGCAATTCTAGGGGCGGTAGGCGTTTTGTAGCCAAGGAAGAAATCCTTGAACTGCGTCATTCCTGAGTTGGAAAACATAAGGGTAGGGTCATCTTTCA is a window from the Chryseobacterium indologenes genome containing:
- the alaS gene encoding alanine--tRNA ligase; protein product: MTSQEIRQKFLDYFKSKGHLIVPSAPIVLKDDPTLMFSNSGMTQFKDFFLGYKTPTAPRIADTQKCLRVSGKHNDLDDVGRDTYHHTMFEMLGNWSFGDYFKKEAIAFAWELLTEVYGIPKENLYVTIFEGDASENLERDQDAYDFWKSHISEDRIINGNKKDNFWEMGESGPCGPCSEIHVDLRTPEEKAKVSGLELVNNDHPQVVEVWNLVFMEFNRKADKSLEKLPAQHVDTGMGFERLCMALQGKSSNYDTDVFTPLIAKVEELSGKKYTGILEDEKDISIRVVVDHIRAVSFAIADGQLPSNGGAGYVIRRILRRGISYSYRFLDMKEPFLYKLVAVLQEQMGPFFPELEKQGKLVAEVIKSEEDSFLKTIENGLIRVEKLIQQTIADNLKVLPSEEVFELYDTYGFPDDLTRIIAEEKGLTIDVKGFKAEMEKQKLRSKADSAQKVYDWVNLESKPETFVGYDQIESETYITRYRKVENKDGEFYQVVLSSSPFYPEGGGQVGDKGVLENAVESFEVLETKKENGLIISLINGLPKDAGAVFYAKVNASERKNSQANHSVTHLLHEALREVLGTHVEQKGSYVGPDYLRFDFSHFNKMTEEELALIEEKVNKKIKESIALQEFRNIPIQEALEKGAMALFGEKYGDSVRMIQFGSSKELCGGTHVKNTSEIGHFKITSEGSAAAGIRRIEAISGDKSEEYFNNLEKQIIELSQLLKSKDVVRSIEKLIEENTSLKAEVDALKKEKAKGEIGEWKNAYEQKGNKQLLVKKTSLDAGSVKDIVFQLKREIPTSVTIILSDADGKPMITVGVSDDLAADYQAGAIVKDLAKEIQGGGGGNPGFATAGGKNLEGLENAYQKALNI